The sequence below is a genomic window from Gossypium hirsutum isolate 1008001.06 chromosome A11, Gossypium_hirsutum_v2.1, whole genome shotgun sequence.
CCGTGATGGTGACCTTCTTCAAGCTGTTGCCCCTCACAGGTTGTTTTACTTTAATAACCCACGTTTTCTAATACTAGACTTTGGGGTATTATTCAGGTTATGGTAATAACCCAAGCCGCTGAAATCACTGTTGCAATCCTGTTAAACTTGTATTTTGGTTGTTGTcataaatgataaaagattttgaGTCTCTCAGTTTGTCACTGTTTCCAAGTTTATCTACTTCGACCCATACTGGTTCGGATTCAATATCTATTATTTGAGATACTCTGTGTTGGATACTGCTTGAAACTATCCCCATATTACTTTTTCACATCCTTCACATACACTTGCATCGACTGCTTTCTTGACATCAATGCCAGTTTGTGGGCATGATTGTACATTTTGTTTTTCCTGTTTCTGAATTTTTATTGAGCATCCAACATGCGTTGGTGGTTTCAAATGTAACCCTGTCTTGCATTATGATTAAATAGAAGTGAGAAAGATTAGCAATGCCATACTTTGATCTATGCTCAGTCTAAGAGAACTCTTATAATCTTTATATATATCTGGTTTACGCTGAAGAATCGACTTATTAGTAGTTGGAACTTACTgactgatttttttattttatctggtGGATTTTTTACTTATTAGTGGTTGGGTGGTTTCTGTTCTGAAAGTTAAACATGTCTGATTAATTCTGTTTTAACAAGCTTCAACCAAATTATCAAAACAGTCATTTGATCACCCTTAGTTGACTTGAATTACTTCTTCAAGTTATAGGGAAATTATCCGTTGACTAATATCTGAATGGTTGTGATTTTTTCTCCCATCTAATTTGTATTATTACTGCAGTGCAAAGCACTTTGGAAGGGCAATAATAATGCCAAATTTGAAGCCTCCTATTACCACTACTGCTGCTGCTGTTGCTTATCGAGAATCAATCTTGAAAGCATTACCTGCCGATAGCAACTTCACTCCTCTAATGACACTTTATTTAACAGATACAACCAGTCCCAATGAGATCAAGCTCGCTAGTAAGTCTATCTCATATTTAATATGGTATCTAGGAAGCCTCGTATTTGTTTCACATGTGGAAAACCTCTACCAAGTTCCACACTCTCCTTTCTGTGCCAAGCTTTTTTACTTCCTGCTGTTTTGAATTTGGTCCTTTCATTTAGAATAGTAGAGCAACTACAATTAAAGAAGTGACTCCTATTTGTTATTTGGCTCCATTTGTTCTGACTTGAATCTTGCAGTTTTGCTGACAATTGGTCTAATGCGTTGACAGGAAGGAGCGGAGTTGTCTTTGCTGTTAAGTTATACCCTGCTGGTGCCACCACAAATTCTCAAGATGGTGTTACTGATCTGTTTGGGAAATGTCTACCAGTTCTTGAAGAGATGGTTGAGGAAAACATGCCGTTACTGGTAATTTGAACTATGCTACTAAGTTCACTTCTGTATGTCGGTTAACTACATGGCTTTTGTACGTTGGCAAAGATCATGGGTTAGCATGTTGTGGAAGCTAGAATGTTTGAACAAGCAAACATTATCCCATTTTGTATGAAAGAACTCATGAATATAGTACGTTATACTTTATACAACAAATCCTCTTTTCTAAAATGACAAAAGGCTTTTATAAGCGGGTGGCTTCCTTCTCTATGTTacttatattttagtttttcaaaGGTTTCTTTCTTTAAAAATGTGATTTCTTAGATAACACGAGAAAAGCAAATGCTGCCTATATTTCCTTGTCAACATTGCAAGAcattacttcttcttcttcttctttttgctttACTTTTGTTGCTTACAAGttgtattattattgttttagaaGAAAGACTGAAATTTGATTTATCTATAGGTTCACGGTGAGGTCACAGATCCTGATGTTGATGTTTTTGATCGTGAGAAAGTGTTCATTGACACTGTTTTGCAACCTTTAATTCAAAGGCTTCCAAGACTAAAGGTTGTGATGGAACATATCACCACTATGGATGCTGTTAGATTTGTTGAGTCCGGTGAAGAAGGTAAACTTAAGTGCCTTTTGGGAAGAAATTTGGTTCTTCATTTATTGTGTTAGTGGTAGAATCGTTTATGTCCTTTTGGATTTCTTCCTTGTTTCTCATTAGCTCTCAAGTTTCTGTTTTCCACTGTAGGATTTTTGGCTGCAACTGTCACGCCACAACATCTTATTCTCAATAGAAATGCTCTCTTCCAAGGAGGATTGCAGCCGCATAATTACTGCCTTCCAGTACTCAAAAGAGAAACCCACAGTATGCTCCAATCAACAATTTACTTGATGCTGTAAATATGCATTGCTATCTGTATTTATATCATTGGACTTCCTTCTTCTATATGTTGGAACTATGTTTTATGAATTAttgcttttgttaaaatcatgGTGTAATTACCATACATGAATATACTTTTTTTCCTTACGGTTTTAAAACTTAGATAGTGTGATAAATTTAATAGCCTTTCTTCTAATAATTGTGTCTTAACACACTTTTTATGTGTGCTGGTCTTACCCCAGGACAGGCTATTGTTTCAGCTGTGACTAGTGGAAGCAAAAGATTTTTCCTTGGAACTGACAGTGCTCCCCAtgagaaacaaagaaaagaatgtTCTTGTGGTTGTGCTGGAATTTTCAACGCCCCTGTTGCAATTTCACTATATGCCAAGGTCTTCGAGGAGGtacatttcttatttaattataaGGTTCTTACTATTTTCAAGAATGCTGCAACGGAATTTGAATCCTAGATGAAACCATATAAATGAAGGAAAGGTTGGTCAGTGATTCCAATGTTCATGTACATCTGTATCCTATGTATATTCAGGTATTGGTGTAGCTGTATAGGGATATGACTCTCCAAGGACTGCCCTAATACAtggaaaattaaaaggaaaaaataatgaTACTGTCTGACTTACACCAATTTTCGACTCGCACCTGAGTTTGAGTAACATTAAGTTTAGATGTGGGTTGGCAGAATGTGCTTAAAACATTTGAGGGATACATCATGCTTCTCATTGAAATAGTAAATGGCTATTTGTAGGATTCTAGAAGTAATTGTTTGATAATACAGTTGTTTTCAATTGCTTGATCTAATAGAAATACTACACTTCTGGTTGATTGTTTACCTACCTTGAGTCTGTCTTTTGGTTGTCTATCATAGGCAGGTGCGCTTGATAAATTAGAAGCATTTACAAGCTTCAACGGACCAGACTTCTACGGTCTCCCAAGAAACACCTCAAAGATTAAATTAACGAAGGCTTCATGGAAGGTTCCAGATTCTTTATCGTTTTCTTTTGGCAATATCATCCCTATGTTTGCAGGTGAAACACTTGAGTGGCAACCATGTGTTGGGGAAAAGGCCGAGATGTTGAATGAAGTTCAAGAGGTAGGGGCTAATAAGGGTTAAGCATATCCCTACTTGGAATTTCATTCAGCTCTATCGTTAGAGCCCAAGGTGAGATTCAATCTTTAGTGCCTAATTTGGTTGGTTAATGTAACAACATTAGAATAAACTTATTTAGTACATCAGTGCTAAAATAAGTGATCGTAACATCAATAATAAAAACAGTCCAATCTTTGATAGCCAAAGAGGTTGAACaagtaaatttaaattattagtgTGTGAAATGTTACTTTTGTCCTTAGTGAAAGGAAAAATCTCAACTTTTTATTCAtggcttgatttttttttccttttggagtttattttattaaaaaaaatcacatgtttgccaaatacattatttttattagaaatcTTATGACACGGTATGCGTGTGTTGaaacataaatattcacattaaataataaaatatatgatttaaaactaattaataataatatatgaaatatatatgttattaaaaagaaaatattagattaaattgtttattattatattgtccTCAATATTGAGTCAGTGCTAAGTTAACTTGTGAtactaattcaattaaaatatattattaatatatataaagtcataaaatgtataaaaatatatattttttataaaaaagcttTAGATGAAtggtaaattaaaagttttactaatgcaattggtaaattaaaaagattaaaatatcgttaaataatattatttattttatttattaaaaaataaacctcACTAATCAAAGTACAACAGGAGTTGGATAGTGTTATAGTGCACATAAGATGCAATTGTTTAATCATCAGctaaattattgatttaaacCTGGAATGGAAATAGTTTAAAAAGAAGATTAAGAGtgtttataaaaagaaaaagctCTTATTCTTCATATGAGTCACCTAAACTCATCCCAAAATTCAAAGTGACAATCTTTTCGTGCACCTTACATAAACCTCTTAATTGTTGCCCATCCTCTTCTGCTccatttattatttatgttatgttcACTATCACTTTTCTCATTCCCTTCCAAAccaactttatatatttatacccTTCCCCCACAGGTATTTTCTATTTTACCACCTTCATGTCTTCCttgttcctttttatttattcacttcTTCAATCTTCATTTTGATCTTCCATTAATATATTAGGATATGTATAAGATGGATGATGTCTAATGTAAATTCCAACTTGTATTTTAATATGTAGTTAAATTATTTGGTTCCACTTTCATATAAATTTGATTATACCATCTTAAAATTAGGATGCAAAGGGAAACTAGCAATGGTGTAGCAGCAGCAGCGGCAGCCGCATCGCGAGTCCATCCGGCATGCGCTGCATGCAAGCATCAACGTAAAAAATGCGACGAGAATTGCATTTTGGCGCCTTATTTCCCGGCCGATAAGTGCCGAGAATTCCAAGCCGTGCACAAGGTTTTCGGTGTTAGCAACGCGACCAAGATAGTCCGTAATGCCAACAGTGACGAAGACCGGAAAAAGGTGGCGGATTCGCTGATATGGGAAGCCTTTTGCTGGCAAAAGGATCCGGTGTTAGGACCTTATGGTGATTATAGGAAAATATATGAAGAGCTGAGCTTGTATAAAAAGCAAAGCCAAATGATGCTCCTACAAGATCATGACCACCAGCCTACTCATCCTGTGTTCAAAATGGGACCTGCTCATGCCGTCACGCCGACAAAGCGGTTAATCGATGTTAAAGGAGCCATTAGCGACGGTACATTACGATGCTATAATCCCGATGTGGATGTGAATTCGCTCGTCGGCTTCAGCGGATATCCGTATCCTTCCCAGTCGGAGAAACCGGTGCAAGAAAAAGCCATCCACAATACTACTACTATTGTTCCACTTCAATACTACGCTTCTGCAggtaatttttctcatttcttttagtttctatttaaattaaaattctagAGTGAGTCTAGTCCAATCCAACAATTTAAGCTTCAATTTTGCCTctcatattattttcttttgttaaaaaaacacgcttttttttttgtgaagttttaaataattttatcatatttttaatacataaattatgtGTATATTAATATAAAcccattattaaataattaaaaaagagttCAAAATTTGAGAATAAATGGTAATACTAAAAACACTAAATAATTGTAATATAGAAATATTGATTGATTTGGCTGTGCAATACAGATGTAGGTTTTATGAATGGGAAGACATTGGAAAGTACAAGATGGGACAACATACTATAGTTCTTAATTCCTTCAATTCCGACACGTGTTGCAATATTATTTCAAGTTGTTATTTATCTTCATTTCAGTATTTTTATGTccattattcttttttatatttattatatcgacAAGTTGTTGTACTAAAACAAAACAGATATATCATCAGAATTTATAAtctgtaattattttttatgattgcaGAAATTATAGCATTGAAATATAAATTATCCACATGCACTAAGAACAGGAACTTTTTTATGTAATTATCCACGTGTCATTAAACCAAAAGAAGGGAAAACAGCCGTCGGAATTTAGAATTCCTATTTATTTAAAAGACTAGCAAATAAACACAATATCTAAGCCAATCACATCATATATATTGGTTTGGGTTCCACGTTGTATGTTGTGGCGTGCTGGGTGCTTATTATCGTCAGTCACAACGGTTGGCGCTCTGAGTACTGGGTTGGTCGTCGGGTCCGATAACAAGGTCCTTGGTGTTTTGGGCAATTTCCACTATGGTTTCAGCAATGGCTCCCAATACACCTGTTtggttttcctcctcctcctcttctctAACGCCTGAACCCTCAACTGTTTTCTCTGCCCCACTCTCCATTCTTCTCTCTACGCCCTCCATCGGCACTTTTTTGATTCTCTCTTCTTCCACCTGGCTTCTCTTCTCAGTTTCCTCAAAATATTCAAATCACAATCGGTCATGTCAGCAGGAAAACATATTTTCATaaacaaaagtgaaaagaaacTGGGGTTGTTTGGAATTGATTTGCAGAAATATAAACCTGTGTTAATTCACCGGTTTTGTTAGGCTCTGATGACCCCTGAAAGGTTTGCGTCAGGGCATTTCCAATTGGCTTTGCAGTTTTCTCGAATTTCTCTTTGGGTTTTATGGCCAAATCCTCCATTTGTTGTTGGCTCTCGCTCGATCtttcttgggtttcttcttctcGGTAACTACTGATATCACCCTTTGAAACaataataatagaattcattatgtcgaaataattgaaatttacaTAGGGAAGGATGATAACTGATAAGAGGATCATAAATGGTTAAATACCTGTGTTTCAGTAGCTCTCTTAGCTTCTAATTCTCTCGCTGCCTCTTCCTTTTTCCTGGCGGTATACTCTTTCAGAGTCTCGCCAGCAGCTGAAGCAGCATCCTTGGCCGCCCTTATTGGCTTGGCAGCAAGCTCCATTGATTTTTTACCAGCATACTCCGCTGCTCCCTCCACCATCTTCGCCGCCACCTTTGTTCCTTCCACTGCTTTCTCAGTCGTATAGTGTGCCGCACTCCATCCAGCTACGACGGCCTTGTCCTTCACATCGACAGCCACTTTCCCCGCTAATTCAGCTGCCTCCTTGCTTTTCTCTACCGTCACATCCTTGGTCACCACTGCTTTTTCCCCAGCATAACTCGCAATGTTTTTGCTGACATCAACTGCGGAGTCTTTGGCTTTCACTGCCGTTTGCAAGGCATAGTCTTTCGCCTGTTCTACTCTGGGCGCTGTGTAGTTGCCGGTACTTGCTAGGGTTTCAGCTGCAGTGTCTTTTGTCTGGGTTCCTTTCTCTGCAATGTATTGTGTAGTCCTTTTTGCACCTTCAATGATGGTGTCCTTTGCTTGTCCGCCTTTCTCTGTGGCGTACTGAGCGCTTTGAACAGCGGTTTCCTTGGCTTGCTGGCCCTTTTCTTTGGTGTAATCAGCGGCGGTATTAAGCGCTTGGGCAGCCGATTCCTTGGCCTGGTTATACCGTTCTTCGGCAGCCCTTAGGGTCTCCATTGAATTCTGTTGAGCTGATGCTCTGAGCTTAGATATCTCTTCTACAGATAACTGCTCTTGTTTCTCACCACTCTCTTTTTTAGCTCCCTTATTAACCCCTTCTTCGCTACTAGCCATTTGAGTGCGGCGTCCTTGCTCTTTATCACTCTCGTGTTTGCTGCCCTTGGACTCCATTGAAGCACCTCTCTCTTGTCGATGtccagcagcagcagcagcataACTCCGTCGTCCTTTCTCTTTATCACTCTCGTGTTCGGCCTTAGACGCCACTGAAGTACCTCTCTCCTGTCCAGTTCCAGCAGCATAACTCCGTCGTCCTTTCTCTTTATCACTCTCGTGTTCGGCCTTAGACGCCATTGAAGTACCTCTCTCCTGTCCAGCTCCAGCTCCAGCCCCAGCTCCAGGAGCAGTCACTTGGAATTTCCCTATCGCGTAAGGTTCTCCCTTTCTCTCCTGAAGCTGTTTCCCTCTTCCTTCTCTGGCCTGATCACCTGCTTCCGTTTTGGCGATTATGGTAGCGGAAACATTCACGTCACCGACTTTCCCTTCAAGGGAGTGAAATTCATGGCGCTCACCATGAATAGGATTGTGCTTGGCAGCAGCAGCACCCACATCGGACTGCCTGGATTTCTCGGCAAGAGATTCGAAATGAGTAGCCATCTTAGGGACTCTGTTCTCCTCCAAATGAATGTCTCTCTCGGATGTGGTGTTTTCTCTACGACTAAGTTGTTCTGACGCCATATCTCACTGATTTTGGATTTTGCTTGCTTTGTTTCTAATAAGTGGAACAGTATTGATGTTGAGTTGAGAGAATGAAACATGGAGTGGTGTTAAAATAAGGGGAAGGGGGGGATGTTGGAGAAGATGGAGGTTTGTGCATGGGAGCTGACACGTAGTCGGCTGAGTTGGAGGGTAGGGACACATGTTGTGATTATAATAATAGGAGAGGTGAGTCATCTTATTCTCTTGTCCGTTTGAAACAATTTATGCCTTTCATCGCATTTGCAGCGCACACGTGTTGAGGCTCTCCAAATGAGTTGAGGTGGCAGTCAAAGTTTAACTACATGTCACCCGCTTGATTGTTCCAATTAGCGGCACAGATTTCCGTAGTCTTAAGAAAGCTTTGCTCTTCCTTACTCTCCTCACATTGTGAAgatttaaatcaatttgattcATCATTACTACATACGACAGATTGGGAGGGATGATCAACTCTTGATTTTTTGAGTACCAACAATAATATTCCTTTGTGTTCTTTAAATACTTTTAAAGATATATTAATAAAAGATTTAcgcttaaatttaattaaaatataaaaatgaaagagCTAGACATTCAACACTAAATTTGACATCATACTCTAATATTTATTAATggcttaaaatttaattttttaaatattttgttaatgattaaattgatattaaattgatttatcacACTAGATATGATTTGTTATTATTACTATAGAAGGAATTAGATTACGTAAAGAAGGGAGTGGAAGAAAGTGGCGATGGAGACGACGACTAGTGAAATAGCAGTTACTATATTAAAATTAGGTAAAACATTAGAGATAGTAGATTACCTTGGCACCCACGAAGAAAGGTGTGTAAAGAATTTTGTATAAATTCTTATTAAGAATGAAAAGtcatgtttattatatatataaaaaaataaaaataaaaacgaaagCCAATTTTAGATTATTCTCATGTCGTGTATGTTCCAAGTATATGGTCTACTAAACGGAGTAATTACCGGAGGAATGGTAAATTTAACAGTAGGACCTAATTCCAACCATCaccataaaaatacaaacaaaacaTTTGCATATTCCCATTACAAACATAACACCCTTACTGCAAGCCTCTACCCTGCTGCTTGAAAATCCCCAAAATCATCCTCCTCTATGTCTTCTGTGCTCTGACTTTCACCACATTGTTGTTCATCTCTATGCTCTTTCTCGGACTTCGAAGCCTTCTTTTCTGAAGTTCCGTCTAACTGGAGATCCGGGGGCGAGCTTGTTGGAGAATTCCCAGTCGTTTCTACAGGTGAAAGTTGTGCTGGTGGATGTGGCTGGGGTGACTTAAGGGCGCTAGCTACAGGTGAAAGCGGTGTCGGTGGGGGAGGTGGTGGTTTGATGCTAAGGATGGGCTCTTTCCGATTGCCTTTGTCAGCCAAAGACATCTTGTCAATGCCCAGCTCCGCAGCTTTTGACTTCAGAGTAGAGCCACCTTTCTGAGCATTTGGCATCAATAAGGGAGAAAACCTTTTAGAAAGTACTTGAATGTGAAATGCTGTTGTTATATTGTattaaaaagatgtaaaatggCACACATTTTTTAATTGAAGTACAATGGTCTCCCCCTCCTTTAAACTGTAATCAACTGAGGAAGATTTCTGGAATTGCTGCTCCATCTCTTCCGCAGTTTTCTTTTTGTTCAAGTATCTTCAATACGATTTAAAGTTATTAGTGCAGTATTCATTCATATTCTTTGAAAAAACGAAGCAGCATGAACTTAAGAAATCACAGAATAGGAAAGCAAATGAAATAATAGTGCACAAATATAAAAGCATACTTCATATGGTCATGCAGCGCTGCTTGGAAATCATAAGCCTCTGTTCTCTCTCGAAACCCAATGCCAATGAAAGCATGCCGAAGGCGACCACCTGCATGACTTCTGAAGTAATAAATATAGAGTTTAAAAACTAAATACAATGGCAAATAAGCAAAGCACATCGATCATCATCCTCGGAGATACTTGAACATTTAAAAAGGGAATTGCAATGTTATGACATTTAACACAAACCAGTTGCCTTAATGACAACCACACGGTGATATATACTATTACAACGGAACAGAAGTTAAAAAGGTTTTGGGTACATGGGTATATTGAGACAGTTATACTCCACATAAATTGAGCAGAAGAATAAGTCACAGAACATAATCAGACTATAAAGATTACAAGAACTAGATGGGGTAACCATagctcaaagacaacatcaagcAAAGCTAGTATCACGTAAAagctatttcttctttctttaggATGCTGCATTACAAAAGATGGATTCttcctttttacataaaaatggAAATGTTTGATCTTCCTAGATGCTAAATGCAGAAGATAACTTGATACCATAAGGGATGCTCCGAATAGGAAAGGAGTTAAAGGCATAAATACAGCCCTTTTTCAAGAAACTACTTTGATTACAACACCCCTAAGGAAACATAAGTATGAAGAATTCTGTACTCTATTGCTTCATCATAAGAATAGTTAATGATGGAGTCTAGCTAGTACCACAGTAGTAGTACCTCAGTAGTAAGCATCTAAGAATTAACGTCCATATGACTCCTCTATAACAGTTTTGATTTTGCTTTTTTAGTAAGCTTGCATTCAGCCGTATTATTTTGAGTAGTACCGAGAAGCCATAAAATTTGAGGTGCAACTCCAGAAATGTTCCTAATTACTCAGAGGGAAACGTTGTGGTGTGTTTCCACCAAAGTTTCTAATTGATTCCAAAGTGCTTCTTCtgttattattttaacttaaaacttTACAGCATCAGAAAGGCAGAATATAATCAAGGAATATATGCACGTGTCAGAATGGCAAGAATTTTATATACAACAATTGCAAGAAAACATTAACAAGAAAAGGACTGACCGGAAAATTTTAAATCGAATTCataattaaaagtaaatttaaaaGAGGAGAAAGCAAAAATTACCAATATTCTCCTCA
It includes:
- the LOC107911713 gene encoding seed biotin-containing protein SBP65 isoform X1, producing MASEQLSRRENTTSERDIHLEENRVPKMATHFESLAEKSRQSDVGAAAAKHNPIHGERHEFHSLEGKVGDVNVSATIIAKTEAGDQAREGRGKQLQERKGEPYAIGKFQVTAPGAGAGAGAGQERGTSMASKAEHESDKEKGRRSYAAGTGQERGTSVASKAEHESDKEKGRRSYAAAAAGHRQERGASMESKGSKHESDKEQGRRTQMASSEEGVNKGAKKESGEKQEQLSVEEISKLRASAQQNSMETLRAAEERYNQAKESAAQALNTAADYTKEKGQQAKETAVQSAQYATEKGGQAKDTIIEGAKRTTQYIAEKGTQTKDTAAETLASTGNYTAPRVEQAKDYALQTAVKAKDSAVDVSKNIASYAGEKAVVTKDVTVEKSKEAAELAGKVAVDVKDKAVVAGWSAAHYTTEKAVEGTKVAAKMVEGAAEYAGKKSMELAAKPIRAAKDAASAAGETLKEYTARKKEEAARELEAKRATETQGDISSYREEETQERSSESQQQMEDLAIKPKEKFEKTAKPIGNALTQTFQGSSEPNKTGELTQETEKRSQVEEERIKKVPMEGVERRMESGAEKTVEGSGVREEEEEENQTGVLGAIAETIVEIAQNTKDLVIGPDDQPSTQSANRCD
- the LOC107911713 gene encoding seed biotin-containing protein SBP65 isoform X2 → MASEQLSRRENTTSERDIHLEENRVPKMATHFESLAEKSRQSDVGAAAAKHNPIHGERHEFHSLEGKVGDVNVSATIIAKTEAGDQAREGRGKQLQERKGEPYAIGKFQVTAPGAGAGAGAGQERGTSMASKAEHESDKEKGRRSYAAGTGQERGTSVASKAEHESDKEKGRRSYAAAAAGHRQERGASMESKGSKHESDKEQGRRTQMASSEEGVNKGAKKESGEKQEQLSVEEISKLRASAQQNSMETLRAAEERYNQAKESAAQALNTAADYTKEKGQQAKETAVQSAQYATEKGGQAKDTIIEGAKRTTQYIAEKGTQTKDTAAETLASTGNYTAPRVEQAKDYALQTAVKAKDSAVDVSKNIASYAGEKAVVTKDVTVEKSKEAAELAGKVAVDVKDKAVVAGWSAAHYTTEKAVEGTKVAAKMVEGAAEYAGKKSMELAAKPIRAAKDAASAAGETLKEYTARKKEEAARELEAKRATETQGDISSYREEETQERSSESQQQMEDLAIKPKEKFEKTAKPIGNALTQTFQGSSEPNKTGELTQRSQVEEERIKKVPMEGVERRMESGAEKTVEGSGVREEEEEENQTGVLGAIAETIVEIAQNTKDLVIGPDDQPSTQSANRCD
- the LOC107924314 gene encoding dihydroorotase, mitochondrial isoform X1, with protein sequence MINSLVFPRPSEAFKFASTRFDGSRKSKYSKPRMELTLTQPDDWHLHLRDGDLLQAVAPHSAKHFGRAIIMPNLKPPITTTAAAVAYRESILKALPADSNFTPLMTLYLTDTTSPNEIKLARRSGVVFAVKLYPAGATTNSQDGVTDLFGKCLPVLEEMVEENMPLLVHGEVTDPDVDVFDREKVFIDTVLQPLIQRLPRLKVVMEHITTMDAVRFVESGEEGFLAATVTPQHLILNRNALFQGGLQPHNYCLPVLKRETHRQAIVSAVTSGSKRFFLGTDSAPHEKQRKECSCGCAGIFNAPVAISLYAKVFEEAGALDKLEAFTSFNGPDFYGLPRNTSKIKLTKASWKVPDSLSFSFGNIIPMFAGETLEWQPCVGEKAEMLNEVQEVGANKG
- the LOC107924242 gene encoding uncharacterized protein At1g03900 isoform X1 codes for the protein MMEKGKEPAAANEDGEVGKAESEEIQEALEIVLFQVSECYVYLIPPRKTAASYRADEWNVNKWAWEGTLKVISKGEECIIRLEDKNTGELYARAFLRDGEPHPVESVIDSSSPLSQMCVFCRYFVLRIEENIGGRLRHAFIGIGFRERTEAYDFQAALHDHMKYLNKKKTAEEMEQQFQKSSSVDYSLKEGETIVLQLKNKGGSTLKSKAAELGIDKMSLADKGNRKEPILSIKPPPPPPTPLSPVASALKSPQPHPPAQLSPVETTGNSPTSSPPDLQLDGTSEKKASKSEKEHRDEQQCGESQSTEDIEEDDFGDFQAAG
- the LOC107924314 gene encoding dihydroorotase, mitochondrial isoform X3; amino-acid sequence: MELTLTQPDDWHLHLRDGDLLQAVAPHSAKHFGRAIIMPNLKPPITTTAAAVAYRESILKALPADSNFTPLMTLYLTDTTSPNEIKLARRSGVVFAVKLYPAGATTNSQDGVTDLFGKCLPVLEEMVEENMPLLVHGEVTDPDVDVFDREKVFIDTVLQPLIQRLPRLKVVMEHITTMDAVRFVESGEEGFLAATVTPQHLILNRNALFQGGLQPHNYCLPVLKRETHRQAIVSAVTSGSKRFFLGTDSAPHEKQRKECSCGCAGIFNAPVAISLYAKVFEEAGALDKLEAFTSFNGPDFYGLPRNTSKIKLTKASWKVPDSLSFSFGNIIPMFAGETLEWQPCVGEKAEMLNEVQEVGANKG
- the LOC107924242 gene encoding uncharacterized protein At1g03900 isoform X3 — its product is MFIWADEWNVNKWAWEGTLKVISKGEECIIRLEDKNTGELYARAFLRDGEPHPVESVIDSSSPLSQMCVFCRYFVLRIEENIGGRLRHAFIGIGFRERTEAYDFQAALHDHMKYLNKKKTAEEMEQQFQKSSSVDYSLKEGETIVLQLKNKGGSTLKSKAAELGIDKMSLADKGNRKEPILSIKPPPPPPTPLSPVASALKSPQPHPPAQLSPVETTGNSPTSSPPDLQLDGTSEKKASKSEKEHRDEQQCGESQSTEDIEEDDFGDFQAAG
- the LOC107924314 gene encoding dihydroorotase, mitochondrial isoform X2, whose product is MKLYLSESDSIAFKFASTRFDGSRKSKYSKPRMELTLTQPDDWHLHLRDGDLLQAVAPHSAKHFGRAIIMPNLKPPITTTAAAVAYRESILKALPADSNFTPLMTLYLTDTTSPNEIKLARRSGVVFAVKLYPAGATTNSQDGVTDLFGKCLPVLEEMVEENMPLLVHGEVTDPDVDVFDREKVFIDTVLQPLIQRLPRLKVVMEHITTMDAVRFVESGEEGFLAATVTPQHLILNRNALFQGGLQPHNYCLPVLKRETHRQAIVSAVTSGSKRFFLGTDSAPHEKQRKECSCGCAGIFNAPVAISLYAKVFEEAGALDKLEAFTSFNGPDFYGLPRNTSKIKLTKASWKVPDSLSFSFGNIIPMFAGETLEWQPCVGEKAEMLNEVQEVGANKG
- the LOC107924242 gene encoding uncharacterized protein At1g03900 isoform X4 translates to MFIWADEWNVNKWAWEGTLKVISKGEECIIRLEDKNTGELYARAFLRDGEPHPVESVIDSSRYFVLRIEENIGGRLRHAFIGIGFRERTEAYDFQAALHDHMKYLNKKKTAEEMEQQFQKSSSVDYSLKEGETIVLQLKNKGGSTLKSKAAELGIDKMSLADKGNRKEPILSIKPPPPPPTPLSPVASALKSPQPHPPAQLSPVETTGNSPTSSPPDLQLDGTSEKKASKSEKEHRDEQQCGESQSTEDIEEDDFGDFQAAG
- the LOC107924242 gene encoding uncharacterized protein At1g03900 isoform X2 — its product is MMEKGKEPAAANEDGEVGKAESEEIQEALEIVLFQVSECYVYLIPPRKTAASYRADEWNVNKWAWEGTLKVISKGEECIIRLEDKNTGELYARAFLRDGEPHPVESVIDSSRYFVLRIEENIGGRLRHAFIGIGFRERTEAYDFQAALHDHMKYLNKKKTAEEMEQQFQKSSSVDYSLKEGETIVLQLKNKGGSTLKSKAAELGIDKMSLADKGNRKEPILSIKPPPPPPTPLSPVASALKSPQPHPPAQLSPVETTGNSPTSSPPDLQLDGTSEKKASKSEKEHRDEQQCGESQSTEDIEEDDFGDFQAAG